From the Primulina huaijiensis isolate GDHJ02 unplaced genomic scaffold, ASM1229523v2 scaffold206554, whole genome shotgun sequence genome, one window contains:
- the LOC140966464 gene encoding cytidine deaminase 1-like has product MDSKVSQFVTDASEAESMAKYLSLPSVQHLLPHLVDSAQALARPPISNFHVGAVGLGSDGCVYYGVNLEFPGVPLHHSVHAEQFLLTNLAVHRCPRLLSFAVSAAPCGHCRQFLQEIRFSSSVRIHITADSEDFTENLELKGGLKDPTFKPLSEILPNPFGPHDLLDQETPLLLESHHNRLVLSPLNDASNPRNLCNGNSNVGKLGNGNCEKHDLDEAQLRKSALEAANSAHAPYSSCPSGVALMDCEGKVYRGSYIESAAYNP; this is encoded by the coding sequence ATGGATTCCAAGGTATCCCAATTCGTTACAGATGCTTCTGAAGCAGAATCCATGGCCAAATACTTGAGCCTTCCATCTGTACAGCACCTTCTCCCCCACCTCGTCGACTCTGCCCAGGCCTTAGCTCGCCCACCCATCTCCAACTTCCATGTCGGCGCCGTTGGACTCGGCTCCGACGGCTGTGTGTACTACGGCGTCAATCTTGAATTCCCCGGAGTGCCCTTGCATCACTCCGTGCACGCGGAGCAGTTCCTTCTCACAAATCTAGCGGTCCACCGCTGCCCCCGCCTCCTCTCGTTTGCCGTCTCTGCGGCACCCTGTGGCCACTGCCGACAATTCTTGCAGGAGATCCGCTTCTCCTCCTCCGTGAGAATCCACATTACCGCCGATTCAGAAGATTTTACAGAAAATCTTGAATTAAAAGGTGGGCTTAAAGATCCCACCTTTAAGCCCTTATCCGAAATTCTACCGAATCCGTTCGGCCCGCATGATTTGCTGGATCAAGAAACTCCCCTTCTCCTTGAATCCCATCACAATCGGTTGGTTCTGTCACCATTAAATGATGCATCAAATCCCAGGAATCTTTGCAATGGGAATTCGAATGTGGGAAAATTGGGTAATGGGAATTGCGAAAAACACGATCTTGACGAAGCCCAATTGAGAAAATCGGCGTTGGAAGCTGCTAACAGTGCACATGCTCCCTACAGCAGTTGCCCGTCTGGCGTGGCGCTAATGGATTGTGAAGGGAAAGTGTACAGGGGTTCTTACATCGAGTCTGCAGCGTATAATCCG